The proteins below come from a single Paraburkholderia flagellata genomic window:
- a CDS encoding DNA-binding protein gives MARPAAVTPDAIRTTVLAMLAEAGDPAPASDARFRKIVSVRKLRARLGAGDPAMLSRHLNAIETELVQAGLAGFAAPDVPPEIATQMRALWEAAVATQLADVVHLRQQADAVKATADAARHEAELRTELLRTELADLRAQLAARDDDLLGLRLEGRALQERAQALESSCAELQARLTAAVSATADATQRHERELAAERVRYEGLSKQLLIETAHQRETFQTERQRLETERVHAGERLTALESLRERLLTDLAEERNARQHAAAEAAALATLVEQQRQTLARLGTATAKQPSAGARRPARSAARTAPTAKAAAGPSTRKAR, from the coding sequence ATGGCCCGTCCCGCCGCTGTCACCCCCGACGCGATCCGCACGACCGTCCTCGCGATGCTCGCCGAGGCGGGCGACCCGGCTCCCGCCTCCGACGCGCGTTTCCGCAAGATCGTCTCGGTGCGCAAGCTCCGGGCGCGTCTCGGCGCCGGCGACCCGGCGATGCTCTCCCGGCACCTGAACGCCATCGAGACGGAACTCGTGCAGGCGGGCCTCGCCGGGTTCGCCGCGCCCGATGTGCCACCCGAAATCGCCACCCAGATGCGCGCGCTGTGGGAAGCGGCGGTGGCCACCCAGCTCGCCGACGTGGTGCACTTGCGTCAGCAGGCAGATGCCGTCAAGGCAACGGCGGATGCCGCGCGCCACGAAGCGGAACTGCGTACGGAACTGCTGCGCACGGAACTGGCTGACCTGCGCGCGCAGCTTGCCGCACGCGACGACGACCTGCTTGGCCTGCGGCTTGAAGGCCGGGCACTCCAGGAACGCGCCCAGGCGCTGGAATCGTCATGCGCCGAGCTGCAGGCCCGGCTGACGGCCGCCGTGAGCGCTACGGCTGATGCGACGCAGCGCCACGAGCGCGAACTCGCCGCGGAGCGGGTGCGCTACGAGGGCCTGTCGAAGCAGCTGCTCATCGAAACCGCCCACCAGCGCGAGACGTTCCAGACGGAACGGCAGCGCCTCGAGACGGAACGCGTCCACGCGGGCGAGCGCCTCACCGCGCTCGAGTCACTGCGCGAGCGGCTGCTCACGGACCTGGCGGAAGAGCGAAACGCCCGGCAGCACGCCGCCGCGGAAGCCGCCGCGCTGGCCACACTCGTCGAACAGCAGCGCCAGACGCTGGCGCGCCTCGGCACGGCGACCGCAAAGCAGCCATCCGCCGGTGCACGGCGGCCGGCGCGGAGTGCGGCGCGTACGGCCCCCACAGCAAAGGCGGCCGCCGGCCCGTCCACGAGGAAGGCGCGATGA
- a CDS encoding McrB family protein — translation MTNSKLSDGVAKSWEDPEVRRKRLERHAVLCNGERFPSFSAAMKHFKIPDPSSKHIKIRGRLTSGKSPQETWIHEGREYVFKLADPAGTIEQDLAEAERPSVTSGTLSEMNTPPLNQILYGPPGTGKTYHTIDKALEILDPEFAAGNQEREARKRRFDEWVDAGHIAFVTFHQSFSYEDFVEGLRAKADNEQLSYAVECGVFKALCERAKNAAGKVDNASDSAAADQPRFVLVIDEINRGNISRIFGELITLIEPSKRAGADEELQVVLPYSKDRFSVPVNMHIIGTMNTADRSLAGLDLALRRRFTFTEMPPRPELLDDVVIESDEEEASINVGHLLRVMNQRIAVLLDRDHAIGHAYFMSLKVDPSLDRLATIFRNSILPLLQEYFFEDWQHIRWVLNDHRKARDFQLVQECAANVEELFGVDIGARQDAIEYRINTDALESAEAFWGIGPTKTEADVSRVKREVEYSGRVIRQLESGRIQVWKDGQLMKPVKPHLRQFASELGVSLESDRGNTRNTWALGEKVINAIAGQQ, via the coding sequence ATGACCAATTCCAAACTATCAGACGGCGTTGCCAAATCCTGGGAAGATCCGGAGGTGCGCAGAAAACGCCTCGAACGCCATGCCGTTCTATGCAACGGGGAGCGGTTCCCTAGCTTTTCCGCAGCGATGAAGCACTTCAAGATCCCGGATCCCTCGAGCAAACATATCAAAATCCGCGGCCGGTTGACCAGCGGAAAGAGCCCTCAGGAGACGTGGATACACGAAGGCAGGGAATATGTTTTCAAACTGGCTGATCCCGCCGGCACGATCGAGCAGGATCTTGCAGAAGCAGAAAGACCCTCAGTCACCAGTGGCACGCTATCGGAAATGAATACTCCCCCGCTCAACCAAATCCTGTACGGCCCCCCTGGCACGGGCAAGACCTATCACACTATCGACAAGGCACTTGAGATTCTCGATCCGGAGTTCGCGGCCGGGAATCAGGAGCGTGAAGCGAGGAAGCGCCGCTTCGATGAGTGGGTCGATGCCGGGCATATCGCCTTTGTCACCTTCCACCAGAGTTTCAGCTATGAGGATTTCGTCGAGGGCTTGCGTGCCAAAGCCGACAACGAGCAGTTGAGTTACGCGGTCGAGTGCGGCGTGTTCAAGGCGCTGTGCGAGCGTGCTAAAAACGCTGCGGGGAAGGTTGACAATGCATCCGATTCTGCCGCGGCCGATCAACCCCGCTTCGTGCTGGTTATTGACGAGATCAATCGCGGCAACATTTCACGGATCTTCGGCGAGCTGATCACGTTGATTGAACCGTCAAAGCGTGCCGGCGCCGATGAGGAACTGCAGGTGGTGCTGCCCTACTCAAAGGACCGATTCAGCGTGCCGGTCAATATGCACATCATTGGCACGATGAATACGGCCGACCGTTCGCTGGCGGGACTGGACCTCGCGCTGCGTCGCCGCTTCACTTTTACCGAGATGCCGCCCAGGCCGGAGTTGCTGGACGACGTCGTGATTGAAAGCGATGAGGAGGAGGCGAGTATCAACGTCGGCCACCTGCTGCGCGTGATGAACCAGCGCATCGCTGTGCTGCTGGATCGCGACCACGCTATCGGCCACGCATACTTCATGAGTCTCAAAGTCGATCCTAGCCTGGATCGACTGGCAACTATCTTCCGAAACAGTATCCTGCCGCTACTGCAGGAGTATTTCTTCGAGGACTGGCAACACATTCGGTGGGTGCTGAACGACCATCGCAAAGCTCGCGACTTTCAACTTGTGCAGGAGTGCGCGGCCAATGTCGAAGAACTGTTCGGCGTGGATATTGGCGCGAGGCAGGATGCGATTGAATATCGGATCAATACTGATGCGCTGGAGAGCGCCGAGGCGTTCTGGGGAATCGGCCCCACCAAAACCGAGGCTGATGTCAGTCGCGTCAAGCGCGAAGTGGAATACTCGGGGCGGGTAATCAGGCAGCTGGAATCTGGTCGCATACAGGTCTGGAAAGACGGCCAGTTGATGAAGCCCGTGAAGCCTCACTTGCGGCAGTTCGCCAGCGAGCTGGGTGTGAGCCTCGAAAGTGATCGCGGCAATACGCGTAACACGTGGGCGTTAGGCGAGAAGGTCATCAACGCCATTGCGGGACAGCAATGA
- a CDS encoding McrC family protein: MKSIVVREYAYLTTAPLRRETLDRAQVSESVFDWLCSLEDGRANGGRLTSVVGRDELRLGSYVGVLESPCGQVIEILPKHHDGGDPEPARALLCRMIAGALDVPRREADEAGLSLFKAPVSEWIMRRFLVALEHLIKRGLRFDYLRVEQEQRYLRGQLDVVRQLRQPVHKHHVFRIRHDVFLPDRPENRLLKAALTVVAKLTRDAQNWRLSHELAGLLHDLPASRDVAQDFRLWRDDRLMAHYRAVKPWCELILLQHLPHAVHGNWRGISFLFPMERLFEDYVARWMHRHLLAGARLSTQVRRYSLCRHRGREVFQLRPDLLLEQGERRWAMDTKWKRLDATDLDNKYGLSQGDFYQMFAYGQHYQGGQGDMMLVFPKGQAFPAPLPPFEMHPGLRLWVLPFDLEADILHLPNNWPEDALPLNRSVRRNEVS; this comes from the coding sequence ATGAAGTCCATCGTCGTGCGCGAATATGCGTACCTGACGACCGCGCCACTGAGGCGCGAAACGCTGGACCGTGCGCAGGTGTCCGAGTCGGTTTTCGACTGGCTTTGCAGTCTTGAGGACGGACGTGCCAATGGAGGGCGGCTCACGAGCGTCGTTGGCCGCGACGAATTGCGCCTGGGAAGCTACGTCGGCGTACTGGAGTCACCGTGCGGGCAAGTGATCGAGATTCTGCCCAAGCATCACGACGGTGGTGATCCGGAGCCGGCGCGGGCGCTCCTGTGCCGGATGATCGCCGGTGCGCTGGACGTTCCCCGGCGCGAAGCCGACGAGGCCGGGCTAAGCCTGTTCAAGGCACCCGTGTCGGAATGGATAATGCGCCGGTTCCTGGTGGCGCTTGAACATCTGATCAAGCGTGGGCTGCGCTTTGACTATCTCAGGGTGGAGCAGGAGCAGCGCTACCTGCGCGGCCAACTCGACGTGGTACGGCAGTTACGCCAGCCTGTGCACAAACATCATGTGTTCCGGATCCGTCACGATGTGTTCCTGCCGGATCGGCCAGAAAATCGCCTCCTCAAAGCGGCGCTGACCGTGGTCGCCAAACTTACGCGGGATGCACAAAACTGGCGACTATCGCACGAGCTTGCCGGCTTGTTGCACGACCTGCCTGCCTCGCGCGATGTGGCGCAGGACTTCCGCCTGTGGCGAGACGACAGGTTGATGGCGCATTACCGAGCGGTCAAACCCTGGTGCGAACTGATCCTGTTGCAGCACTTGCCGCACGCGGTGCACGGCAATTGGCGCGGCATCAGCTTTCTGTTTCCGATGGAGCGGCTCTTTGAGGACTACGTAGCGCGCTGGATGCATCGCCACCTTTTGGCCGGGGCACGCCTCAGTACCCAAGTAAGGCGGTACTCGCTGTGCCGTCATCGGGGGCGGGAGGTGTTTCAGTTGCGCCCCGACCTACTTCTCGAGCAGGGTGAGCGACGTTGGGCGATGGATACCAAATGGAAGCGGCTCGACGCAACTGACCTGGATAACAAGTATGGATTGAGCCAGGGTGACTTCTACCAGATGTTTGCATATGGCCAACACTACCAGGGCGGGCAGGGAGACATGATGCTCGTCTTTCCGAAAGGCCAGGCCTTTCCTGCGCCTTTGCCGCCCTTCGAGATGCACCCTGGGCTGCGACTGTGGGTACTTCCATTCGATTTGGAGGCGGACATATTGCATCTGCCGAATAACTGGCCTGAGGATGCCTTGCCATTGAATAGAAGCGTGCGGAGAAATGAAGTGTCGTAG
- the zorA gene encoding anti-phage ZorAB system protein ZorA, producing MSSASLSIALSAVHWGIGAILLCALFFFVQQFLVPSWRVGRDLTRAYQKLAALKADGTAFSPDQIDDQVFASDALRHCWAEYRDTLHGQKELNPSGMLEVKRWRATATADSFFTEKALIEAPLRTEFYKHLPGILTGVGIIGTFTGLIIGLQGFKVSEDPNIVRNSLESLISSVAGAFVVSGIAIFGAMLTTTIEKILINRRYTQLDTFCGLIDSLFDSGAGEEYLQRLVEASETSATQAMQMKESLVTDLKQVLSELTQQQIATITSTSAQLGQSITNSLAEGLAEPLERISHAVQSVGNSQGEAVNRLLTDVLASFSSQMENMFGSQLRGMNDMLVKTASTIEGASQRFESLAGQIQQAGAGAADAMAKRMDDALLQMQSRQAEANEQMRAFVDSLKEHVASGQAESADLTRNMMRELSESASALVNGLRDQSQTSQSEIVARQEETNEQMRVWIEQVQASALKGQGETAQVSARLIGELGDKAEALIDSLSQQSALAHEEHGKRQAVLAEQTADLLGKQSSQIDRLADSVQHTGTAMHDAIAQLQSATNSSIERMNGGAERLHGASIRLAENLEAMKSASDGVVGATEKLYVAAGPLNSSLAAVQQTLSDQKMVRDSLASMVGKLESVVENASREAAMTKELVNALDTASTRLRNAQDATNAYLDNLTSDLVEVHQEFSDQITKTLREGNSAFHTELSQATGLLKSAIQDLGDALENLPTAA from the coding sequence ATGAGTTCCGCTTCTTTAAGTATCGCATTGTCGGCAGTGCACTGGGGCATCGGCGCGATTCTGCTGTGCGCTCTTTTTTTCTTCGTGCAGCAGTTCCTGGTGCCGAGCTGGCGCGTTGGTCGTGACCTGACTCGTGCATACCAAAAACTTGCGGCGCTTAAGGCGGACGGCACGGCCTTTTCGCCGGATCAGATTGACGATCAGGTATTCGCTAGCGACGCACTGCGACACTGCTGGGCAGAGTATCGCGATACGTTGCACGGTCAAAAGGAGTTGAACCCGTCAGGAATGCTGGAAGTCAAGCGATGGCGCGCAACGGCGACTGCGGATAGCTTCTTCACTGAAAAGGCGTTGATCGAAGCACCGCTTCGAACAGAGTTTTATAAACATCTTCCGGGCATTCTGACCGGCGTCGGTATTATAGGGACCTTCACCGGACTCATTATCGGTCTCCAGGGATTCAAGGTTTCGGAAGATCCGAATATCGTACGGAACAGTCTCGAATCGCTGATTTCCAGTGTTGCGGGCGCATTTGTTGTTTCGGGTATCGCCATTTTCGGAGCGATGCTGACCACCACGATTGAGAAGATTCTCATCAACCGCCGATACACACAGCTAGACACATTCTGCGGCCTGATCGACAGCCTGTTCGACTCGGGCGCTGGCGAAGAATACCTGCAACGTCTAGTCGAAGCGTCGGAAACGTCGGCGACCCAGGCGATGCAAATGAAGGAGTCGCTGGTCACCGACCTTAAACAGGTACTGAGTGAACTAACACAACAGCAGATCGCGACGATCACCTCGACGAGCGCGCAACTCGGCCAGTCGATTACGAACAGCCTTGCGGAGGGGTTGGCGGAGCCACTGGAACGCATCTCTCACGCTGTCCAGTCGGTCGGAAACAGTCAGGGAGAGGCGGTCAATCGATTATTGACTGACGTTCTGGCGAGCTTCAGCTCGCAGATGGAAAACATGTTCGGTTCGCAGCTGCGAGGCATGAACGACATGCTGGTCAAAACAGCGAGCACGATCGAGGGCGCATCACAGCGGTTTGAATCGCTAGCAGGACAGATTCAACAGGCGGGCGCGGGCGCCGCCGATGCGATGGCGAAGCGTATGGATGATGCGCTTCTGCAAATGCAATCCCGTCAGGCAGAAGCGAATGAACAGATGCGGGCGTTTGTCGACAGCCTCAAGGAGCATGTGGCAAGCGGTCAGGCCGAGTCGGCAGATCTCACCAGAAACATGATGCGCGAACTGAGCGAGAGCGCGTCCGCTTTAGTTAACGGGCTTCGCGATCAATCGCAGACGTCACAGTCTGAAATAGTTGCGCGTCAGGAGGAAACGAACGAGCAGATGCGAGTGTGGATCGAACAGGTACAGGCGAGCGCATTGAAGGGGCAAGGCGAGACGGCCCAAGTGTCCGCGCGCCTGATCGGCGAACTCGGCGACAAGGCGGAGGCGCTGATCGATTCTCTGTCGCAGCAAAGCGCCCTTGCGCACGAGGAACATGGCAAGCGCCAGGCCGTGCTCGCGGAACAGACAGCCGACCTGCTCGGCAAACAGTCCAGCCAGATTGATCGGCTTGCCGATTCCGTGCAACACACGGGCACCGCGATGCATGACGCGATCGCGCAGTTGCAGTCTGCAACGAACAGCAGCATCGAGCGCATGAACGGTGGCGCTGAGCGCCTGCATGGCGCGTCGATCCGGCTTGCCGAGAATCTCGAGGCGATGAAATCGGCAAGCGACGGCGTCGTTGGCGCAACGGAAAAGCTCTACGTTGCTGCGGGCCCGCTCAATTCCTCGCTCGCAGCCGTTCAGCAGACCTTGAGTGACCAGAAGATGGTGCGTGACTCGTTGGCGAGCATGGTCGGCAAGCTGGAGAGTGTTGTTGAAAATGCAAGCCGCGAGGCCGCGATGACGAAGGAACTCGTCAATGCGCTGGACACGGCGAGCACCAGATTGCGCAACGCGCAAGACGCAACCAACGCGTATCTCGACAATTTGACCAGCGACCTCGTCGAAGTACATCAGGAGTTCTCCGATCAGATCACCAAGACGCTGCGAGAGGGGAACAGTGCATTCCACACGGAGCTTTCGCAAGCTACAGGGCTGCTCAAGAGTGCGATCCAGGACCTGGGTGACGCGCTTGAGAATCTCCCGACAGCGGCATGA
- a CDS encoding flagellar motor protein MotB: protein MLGIRVATSKRGRDEGEKPFWISFSDLMTALMVLFLVALSVALLAVTKTVSEADREEKLRAEQIHVLMAEVERVANQFEGVRVIGTTIDFGPRGRFEREGQNTLSSPQRELLRQFTPRLIEQLRTSEAGKIWFKRAVVEGYASQSGKYLFNLNLSLERSERVLCELLRDPGNGEPALSQADRQLVATHFFVGGASFNSLRPTAEDSRRIEFKLEFKSRQERKDEAAHPAAETDATLLDQSLDVKERCPIIDR, encoded by the coding sequence ATGTTAGGGATTAGAGTCGCGACGTCCAAACGTGGGCGGGACGAGGGCGAGAAGCCATTCTGGATTTCATTTTCCGACCTGATGACGGCACTGATGGTGTTGTTCCTTGTCGCGCTGAGCGTCGCATTGCTCGCCGTGACGAAAACCGTTTCAGAGGCGGATCGCGAAGAGAAATTGCGTGCCGAGCAGATCCACGTGCTCATGGCGGAAGTCGAGCGAGTGGCGAATCAGTTCGAAGGCGTGCGCGTCATCGGTACGACTATTGATTTTGGGCCACGCGGCAGATTCGAGCGCGAAGGCCAGAATACGCTGTCATCGCCACAGCGCGAGCTGCTGAGGCAATTTACGCCGCGTCTGATTGAACAACTGCGTACGAGCGAAGCAGGAAAGATATGGTTCAAACGCGCTGTGGTCGAGGGTTACGCCAGTCAGAGTGGCAAGTACCTGTTCAATCTGAATCTCAGTCTGGAGCGAAGCGAACGGGTTTTGTGCGAACTGCTGCGGGACCCAGGTAATGGCGAACCGGCGTTGTCGCAAGCCGACCGGCAACTGGTGGCGACACACTTTTTTGTTGGCGGCGCATCCTTCAACTCGTTGCGCCCAACAGCCGAGGACAGCCGCCGAATTGAATTCAAGCTCGAGTTCAAGTCGCGGCAGGAGCGCAAGGACGAGGCTGCCCATCCCGCGGCCGAAACCGACGCGACCTTGCTTGATCAATCACTGGACGTGAAAGAGCGATGCCCGATCATAGACCGTTGA